In Antechinus flavipes isolate AdamAnt ecotype Samford, QLD, Australia chromosome 3, AdamAnt_v2, whole genome shotgun sequence, a genomic segment contains:
- the LOC127557729 gene encoding rRNA-processing protein FCF1 homolog, whose product MGKQKKTRKYATMKRMLSLRDERLKEKDRLKPKKKKEKKDPSALKEREVPQHPSCLFFQYTTQLGPPYYILVDTNFINFSIKAKLDLVQSMMDCLYAKCIPCITDCVMAEIEKLGQKYRVALRIAKDPRFERLPCSHKGTYADDCLVQRVTQHKCYIVATVDRDLKRRIRKIPGVPIMYISNHRYNIERMPDDYGAPRL is encoded by the coding sequence AtggggaaacaaaagaaaacgaGGAAATACGCGACCATGAAGCGAATGCTTAGTTTAAGAGatgaaagattaaaagaaaaggatagattaaaaccaaaaaaaaaaaaagagaagaaagatccCAGTGCTCTCAAAGAAAGAGAAGTTCCCCAGCACCCATCCTGCTTATTCTTCCAATATACTACACAATTGGGACCTCCTTACTACATCTTGGTTGATACCAACTTTATCAATTTCTCCATCAAGGCCAAGTTGGACTTAGTGCAGTCAATGATGGATTGTCTGTACGCCAAATGCATTCCTTGCATTACTGACTGTGTAATGGCTGAAATTGAAAAACTGGGACAGAAGTACAGAGTAGCCCTGAGGATTGCCAAGGACCCACGATTTGAACGATTACCATGCTCACACAAAGGAACATATGCAGATGATTGCTTAGTCCAAAGGGTCACACAGCACAAGTGTTACATTGTGGCTACAGTCGATCGAGATCTTAAGCGAAGAATCCGGAAGATTCCTGGAGTTCCCATCATGTACATTTCTAACCATAGGTATAACATCGAGAGAATGCCAGATGATTATGGAGCCCCTCGACTGTAA